CAATGATCCAAGTTTCATACTGTTTGGTACTAAGGGCGTAAGATATGATGCTCGTCGGCTCGTCGTCATATACAGTAAGTACAATATCAATTAGGGAATTTTGGGCAATCATTAATCTTGCACCTTCAGGCAAAAGTGACGCTGAAGAGATAAACGAACCAGATGTACCCAACACAAGATTTGGTTTTTCAACTTCATGGTAACTTCGTATGTACGAAATGGGGTCCCTGTAATCGCCAGAGGCATGAAAAGACCGAATAGTTGAAAAATGTGAAGGAGGCAGCAGTTCTTTACGCATTCGTTCTTGGAGCATCTGAGCAGAATCGAAAGAGTAAACTCTTGTTGGTAGCATCAGTCTTTTAAAAGATGTATTGTTTTTTCGATTGATTTGCCTAGATGAGGCAGATTCTGTGTTTATAATATCAGCCCCAGACCATGCTGAATCTATCTTATCAGAAAGGATTGATCCAGCCGACGGGTGGCGTTCTAAGGAAGTCATATTGACAGCACCATGCTCATCTTGGTGCATTACATCCTCTTTATTGTCTGAGAAAACGGTAAATGAAAACTTCTCTTTCAAATCACAAGGGGAATCATCAGACTCTTCAGAATTGGGAGGCACAGCTCTGACCGGAAATTTCTCTAATTTGGGATCGAAAGGCACATTATCTTTACGATCAACAGCAAGGCAGCCATCCTTAAAATGTGTATCAGAATCATTCAATTTGGTCAAAGGTGCATCATCATTTGGAGCCTTCACTATGAAACATTTCTTGTAGAAGGACTCCAGTTGACATAGCCGTCTATCCCAAACTTGTGAACCAATTACAAGAGAATGCCTCAAACGATTAATTTCAAGAATGTCAGGTCCCTCTATATCATGCTGTCGAATATCTTTGTCAGCTAATTGGAGCAAATCCTACAAAGCCAGAGAAGATGACACATCAttgaaattttcataaaaatatattaaatttgcatTATTAGATTAGTTAAGATATAATGTAAGAGACATTAAATATAACAGAGATCAAGTAGCTTAGATGCCAGTTAGCCCTCACTTTGTAATACTCCATTTCGTTGGCAAGTATGTGCTTTAGCTCCGACACGTGGTTATTTGTGTCATACAATTTATGAATAGAAGATGAGCTTTTGTTTTCCATTTCCTGAAGAACGTCTGATATGTTGGCATACAAGAGTTCTGCCTTCTTCAAAAGCTACGGATAAAGAGACAGATGGTCAAGCTACCAACATAATAAAGCAGTGAAAGCACTTGAAAAAAAAAGAGCTTTTTTGGTTTTTAAGAACCTCAGATGCTTCTTTCCTCGTCCAGCTTTGTTCACCAGCACAGAATTCAAGGACAGATGGAGGCAAACGAACAGAAAAGATGTTTATGGGAGAATAACGAAAGAAAGCAACTGTACTTCCAAATCTGTCCAAGATGCAAgttcaaaaaaatttcattgTTTCACCACTACTGCAACTTAACACAAGGTTTTGCAAAAACTTTGTTTTACAAGGAAGAAAACTAGTTCCGTATGAAAAATTAAAGTGGCTCATACTACGCGTATATAAATACTATCCACATGGAGTCTAGTGACAGCTTCAAGGGTATAAAACCACTAGTGTAACTTTATgtcaatattttctaaaaagagTTCATATCATATTAGAGATATGATGATCAATtcatatcataaaataatgctcttaCTACACGCGggtttcttaatttttttgccGCTTTATTTTGCAGAAGAGGTATTTGCCTCTTATTCACATTTCAACTGGTAATTTATATTTGTAAGCATACTAAGGAATTTATGCTGCAATCTAAGAGAATGTCAAGTGACGTACCCAAAAAACCTGAGGCAGTCCCTCTGCAGAGAATGACCACAGTTTGCTACACGATTGCCAGTGGCATGGTTTGAAAAACTAAGTTCAAGAAACTTTCCAAAAGAAAGTCCCCAGGCGGCATCAGACATAACCACTCTTCGAGTGGTTGATGGAACACCTTCTGTGTACGCACATTTGAGGCATCTATGCCACATCCATATCTTACCATCACGCTCCCCAGGAAGCTTAATCAAGGGCAGATGTCTCACATTTATAGTAAGATTTCCATGCTGATGAGTATAACAAATGACATGGGCTTCGGCTGATTCCTTGCATGAGCGACAGAGGGACGACTGGGAAAACAAattgaaatgaatatttaaTCATAGAAACCAGAAAAGTTACATAATCCATCAAAGTATTACCTGATCAAACATATTGTCTCTCAAATATCTCCCAAAAGGTTTATCAGATGGGCCGTAGAATTTTATACGAAGGAGACGGGCACGTTCACATACAGTTCCATTAAGCATGCAGTGGCTAGAGAAAGAAACTACAATGCTTTGGTAACTGTCATTAGAAGAATAGCATTCACTGGAGCTTTCAATGTCATAAACCCCATCCACTTGACCAAATGATTCTCTTGGGGTATGATTTACATTTCTCGAACAAGTAGACCTTGCTTCGTCAAGTTTTACATCTAATGCCAAATTCTCCTCACATGCCTCAGATAGTGCACATTGAACATTTTTGTATTGTACCTCTTCTGGCAAAGAAATATCATAACCTGTGTCCCCAAGTTCAGACACAGATTCCTGCAATCCAAGCTCCAAATTGAGAACAGCAGATTCAAAATCATTTTTTCGGACATTGACTTCTTCCCCGTCACTGGTGGTCACAACTGAATCAAGGACAGCAGAGATGGACTTATCGACAATCATCTTCTCTTGATCGATATGGAAGGGTTTTCCATCCATATTAGGAAGACTGGAGCCCTCGTCAGCAAAAAATGAAGTCTGTAGTGATAAATGATAAGCCGCAAAGACAGCATACTTGACCACATCTTTTATCTTCTTAAGCTCCTCACGTGATGAACCCCTCAGGACAACCTATAAGATTTGTAGAGAATAAGTTTAACCTCACGTCCTTCCTATTTTACTCAGGGACGAACAACTTGACAAACTCAACATTTATCAGCAATGCACCTAGCGTACACAGATACCAACGGTAAGAAATCAAAATCAAGTACATTGATTTTTCTTAGAACGATGTTTTCAGGGGTTCCGGAGCTATAGCACATTTGGCTGCAAAGcttaaaataaattcatcataaGAAGATGTATTACTTTCTATGGAAACAAGATGGAGGCTGTGTCGCTTGTTAGAAATTTTTAACAATGTTAGGATGGTAGACGCAGAGGAGAGGAGAGGCATGAAGTTCTTGAGTAAAACACCTAGAGTTTAACTTCAAACAATCCATACAGCCGACTCCAACTAGTGGAAGTTAAGAGTTGTTTGATGACTGTGACAATGAAAGCAATTACCAAGTGCTCATCATCAATTCATAAACAAAAAGGTAGTCCAAACTTTATATTAGACTGATTCAAGAGCATCGAATATTCGGTCAAAGCAGCAAAACTACAAACTTTTATTGCAAAAGCTCAATGATACCTTTTATGGATATTTCCTTTGGCAACGTTTGGACTGATAGACTTGATTTGACGATGGATCTTAAATGAAAGGATAAAGGAATTTCAAATGCTCTCAAAGATGGTTTACAAGTATATTGAATTTCAAAGACGTTTAAATTCCCCAACTTTTTTTTTCCAAACATAGATGATGGGTTTTCAATCAATGAAAGTTAAATCCATCAATACTAAGGCAACCATTGAGTCCAACTCTAGAAAAATTAAACAAGAATGAGAAGGAAAGAACTGCATAAGATGCTGTCCGAAAATGATATGTTATTCTCAACAAGATTCAGAATGAGTTGAGATTGAATATATGCTTCATTCGATCTTGTAGTACAAACAGAGTTCAAAGAATACTCATCAGCAATTCATTATCTGGTAAAAGCTTCATTTCATGACTCCAAGATTAAAATAATACAGAATATCAATTGATTATATCAGAGGTTGTGTGCATGGTGATTTCAGCAAACGTACTTCTAAATACAAACAGAGTTCAAAGAATACTCATCAGCAATTCATTATCTGGTAAAAGCTTCATTTCATGACTCCAAGATTAAAATTATACAGAATATCATCGATTATATCAGATCTTGTGTGCATGGTGATTTCAGCAAATGTACTTCTCAACAGTATCTTATCACAATATGGCATGTGCCTTCAACCATGTTATTACTATCATTTTAAAACAATGACAAAGGACATCGTGGGAAGAAATCCCATGCCAGGTGTTAACTCAGATTGTTACATTATAAAAGCTTCTGAAAATTTATTCCAAAACTTTCAAAAAAATTGCACTTGCATTAACAAAAGAACTCCGGAAATTACTTGACTTTAACTTGGCACAGTAGCATGTTTCAGAACTTTCAAGTGTTGTGATTTTCTTTACAAAGACAATTGACCATTTTAATCAAGCATGAGATCAATATCAAACACTGATCATACTTTTTGTGGGACAGACTATTACAGCAGCCAGTTCCCAAATTAAAAGACAGAGGTTTTTTAAGAATTAACATAGCCAAGACACTAATCCACTCACTAATGGCAGATCAATATGGAAACAGACAAAACATGCAATTGAAACAGATACGGCCTGATTATGATACAACAGTAAGAAACAtgccaaaaattcaaaatgagaatgatcagaattttttttaaacatgatTTACAAGAGTTTGAAATCACTTTACCGTGCAACCTAATCGCCAGGGACAACCTTCAAAAAACATTAAGGTTTTTGATGGCTTTTTGTTTAATTGATTAAGAGGTGCATGCTCTTCTGAAATTTTCTCCAAACGGAACAGATCGCAGTGCCCCAACCTTGTTCCTGATATATGATCAGTTGATGGGGTTATAGAAGCACCGGTGCATCTCGCAATCCTCTCCAATAGTGGTCTTTTAACATTTAAAACCAAAGAGATCTCTTTTGCCAACAATTGCTCTATAGCAAACGAAGATACACTTTTCTCCACTAGCAGAACATTGGGACGATGGGCCTCTATCTTCGAAACAATCATCTTTAAATGATCATTTTCCTGATTCAGAAATTATATCCGTGATATTCATGCAAATACTTCCACTATGAAAGAAATGAAGTGAGAAATGAATTGGGATTGAACCTGTTGCAGTAATGTATTGAAAGATGCCAGCTGATTAGGGACCCTTTGGTACTCAAGTGCCCCTCCTAAGAGAAGTACTCTAGTCTGTTTGTATTCAGATGTCATGCGCTTGTGTTTTATATTCTTCGTACATACTATTCCTTTGACAACTTTACTGCATTGACACGAATATTCACTTAAACATACACCATCAACATAGGAGTGAGGATTAGGAAAAAAATTcaacagatatatatatattcacctCTCACTTGGACTTCCAGAAGCTACACATTTAACCTTCACATAGTCACAGGGATCCATGCTGCCTCCTCGATTAGTGTCGGGCTTTATAAAGTTTGCTGCATTCCACACTATTGTTGTTATTATGTTGAGCCAGTTCTCAGCAGAATTCTCTTCGGATGTGATTATACCTTGTACTTGCAAAAGCTGTGACACAAGAGATCTAAAATGCCCCAATACCAAAGCTCGAAAGGGTTCATTTTTGTCAACATTCCGCTTTTCCTTTGCCAAAAACGAGTTATCAAGACTAGTCGTACGGAAAATTGTTGCACTCGAATCCCCAACTTCATCATCCTCATCATCGTAAGTAAAGAAACTGGTTTCCCCCACATCACTGTCAATATCAGCGGGAGGGGGAAACCAAATCAGACCATTGTTATCAAAATCCAATGGTTGTGTCACCTTCTCACTTGTACTCAGTAATGCTGATGTATCATCAACCTTTTCTGTATGTCGATTCCCTTTAGCAGGCCTTTCTAAAATCGCATGCTCTTGATCAAAGGGACCATCCATCAAGGCTCTCCCTTTCCCTTGCTGTACATAATGCCCGACTCTATTGGAAGTAATATGAATCCTAGAGGGGCTACCCGAAGGGTTTTTTGATCCAACAGatgtaaaattataaatttcattTCTAGTACTAACACTACCAGAATTTACAGCAGGAGTATCATGAAAGTATTCAACTGACTTGCTGAAAAAGGAACTCGTGAATTCCTCACCTTCATCTTCATCAGTCCTGCAATaacaaacataaaaatatatatgtgaaACACAAAAAGGACAAACTATAACAGCAATTTAAACCAAATAAAACTAAGATCTCATAAGAATTAACAGACACCAGCTGATCTCATTATGCACTAATTTCATCCATAATAATTAGTGGCAGCCAGCTAAATACATACAAGTCTTAATATATTTGCTCAACCAGCATGATGTGTATTATCAGGAAATTGAATGAAACATGAAAATTCGAAGTTCACATTGAGATAAATATAGCACGAAATTGGTCAGCTCCTATCTGTTATATCAAGCTAAATAGAGAAAAAAACAAGATATACTTCGGTTAGAACCGGTAAACTGAATAAACAAAAGAAGAGAGAATATTGGATACAACTTCGCAACAAAGAACTTCAATTTCTTACCTGCTTGGCGAGCGATTCACAGACAACGGAGATGGATTATTTGAAAAAGACGCATCACTACTTCTAGTAAGAGCGTATGAGGAGTCACCGTCAAATTCCTCACCACTAAAACTGGGTGATGGTGGTTCCGGGCTTTGTCTTGGAGATTCAGAAGGATAGACTTTACCACTGCATCTTCGAACATTTTGACCACGAGGGCGAAGCTCAGAACAAAACTGGCACGAATTGATTCTAAAGACAGTCTCCGTTGTCCCCTTTAAACTACCAGTCGTAACAAAATTCATAGATGCCAGGCCTTGCACACAATCACCACAAAGTAGCTGTCCACAGCTTTCACATTTACACTTAATGCTAGAATCCAACATACTATTGTTGCAATGGCAACAAGAAGTGCAATTGATATCAGTCATCTCAAAGCCACAGGAAATGGAATTTGAATCACTAGTACCCCAAGAAATCCAAGACCTAACTTTCCCTATCAAATCCAGAAGAGAACTATCAGGTATTCCCATAGACCACAATATCCTCCCATGGCCTCCTAGACAATAACTGCTACACTAAACCCTTCTCTTACTTCTTTTGTTCAATAAATGTTGATTATAATCTAGTAAGATAGAAACTTTGTCTAATTAGCTATCAAAAACTGTCAAAACCCACAATAAAAATGATGGGTTTCTTCTATTTCTGTTATGGTGTAAGATATTTTCCTTTTTCCCTAAGAAAAACACAGAAGGAATTTTCAGAAACTATACTGGATTAGTTATCAAATCCACAGTTCTACATCAAACCTAAAACTCTTACATCCAAAGTGGTAAGGTTTACgagaaaaaaagtcaaaaagtTTTCAAGACAAGCAGTTACAGAAATTCTGAACTCCTCAGGTGAATTTCagaaaaaaattcaacaccttgaAACTTAAGTCAACCAATCCCAGAATCATCGACATTATACACCAAGATAAAATCTTTCATCAAAGAGAACACGAGACCCAGAGCTGGCACACAAAAACTCACTCCCCTCAATCAAACAGCTGACCCACAAAATTACCTGAGATGGCCAAAGAAAGTCCACCCACCCACAACACGGTAGAATCAAGAAAGTTCTCAAAACTCCGTACGCAAAAATACCTCaggaataaataataaaaaaaaaagatatctAACAAACCCAGATCACGAAAATCAAAGTAAAGATGTGGGCTTGTTTCAGATATGGAAAACAAGAAATAAAGAGCAAAGAAACCAAATGTCGATGCTTCAAAAAAGAAGAGGAAAAAGTATTTGTGTGAGATGTTAATATATTATGAGGACTAAATTATGAAGAGAACAAGAATGAAAAGCAGGAAAAGCAAGAGTACAGATGAGGTTTCCTTTCTAATATTTGCAGTTGCCATAGTGGAAGCTCGCATCTCCGTAACTACTTTTTGCTGCCTCTGCTTCTTCAACAACGAGAAAAACGACTCTTTTTCCTCGTTACTACCCACCGTTTCCCGCATACCTTCATTTTCTTAACTCATAACCATTAAAATATTCAACCAAATACATCTGTTCCTGTACCTTAGCTTTTAACATTTTCTTCCCTTTTACCCTCTTTTTATATTTTGCGCACACACACATGTTCGTGATGTTGGTCTatttcatgcatttatttatttttattttattaggtCTATTTCATGCATTTCATGTGTAATATATTCACAAAAAGCATATATATATTAAGTGGTTCTCTTTCATATTACATGTTGATTTATTTTTCGATTgtctcaaatatataattttccgACACTTTTTTAATACGTAcgaaaaataaacaaatatgtATATCTGAAACGAGAAAAGTAGAAGAATTACATCGATTCAAATTTGTCATTTTCATTTCCCATCACTTTTTAGGAATTAATTAGTAAATTGTATCACCAAGAAACAtgacaattataataaaaataaagctattcatacaaaaaaaaaagatcaagTTCTACACGTAAATTCTTTTTTTTCCCttcaaattataaatatatcttTTTACTTTTATATTAAGTTACTTCAAGAAAAATTGTGATTCGTCACAATTAATTTCACTATCTAATTTCATTTTCATGGGATTTCATGTAATGAAAATGAAATCCAACAAATTTCCTTgtttttctataatcaataatGTGCtcctaatatttaattaattcaaggcAAAGGTGACTTGGAATTGCATTGGTAAGTGACCCTTCCATTTCAGCTATTGGTCAGCATgacaatttaattattaatctttttcattaattaatttgatggattatataaaataatacagTTGTTggttgttgatttttttttcccataatttttaattttagaaaattgaATGATCTGTGATGCTATTGGTCAGAAACAGATCctggaattaaatattttttggctGCTAAGTAACCATCAACATTTAATGTATTTGAGAATTTTAGGTTAGGCAGCACTTTTAGcagaaagtaaaaaaaataaaaaaaataaaaaaaataaaaaacaaaactaaaatttaaataGCACATGAGTTAgtgtctttttttatttttattcatttttattgttattttaaaagtaggTATCTTATAACACGGTCTCGTGGATCTTtatgtgagacatgtcaaacatactgatattcacaataaaaagtaatactctagcctaaaaagtaatattttttcatgattaACCCAAATTAGAGatacgtctcacaaatacgactcgtgagatcgtctcacacaagtttttaccttattttaaagtttatttttgagaaacaTGATCTGTTGAACTTTATTGAGTAAACCATGTCTCTTGCTTTTAGCTAAGAAAATATTATCCGTTTGTGATATCTTTCTCCGCATCTATTTGTGAGCGAATGTTTGaattgatttataaaataaatggaTTTTATTGTACTTTGGACTGATCATTTTTTAGAGAACGATAATTAAATATGGATCAAcgcatataaatatatatatatatatatatatatatatatatatattatatatatatgtagagTGGGTGCTTTTACTATGCCTTTATGTTTTAGTAGGTATGGTAAATAAATATGGTGATTAATTCATCACCAAGCACCATTTATCGGAGGATATGTCAGTCAAATCTCTTGCCCACAGATTGAACTGAAAAACAATATCGCTGAATAGATTAtccaaaataaataatacatattttaattcacAAAAACCGATATGATATTATCTCACATGACAATTTTGTGAGGTGAATCTCCTCTCTgactagggatgtaaacgaactaaaccgtttgtgagctattcgaagctcgattcgataaaagctcgtttgagctcgtttaatgaggctcgttaagataaacaaaccaaactcaagctttacagtattcggctcgttagctcgtgaacatgttcgttgataagtttatgagtaatcttttagatgaaaaataataattttgatatttgatttattgattttgcatattatttatgaaatatatagaaaaatctattaaatttatttattataataaatttacaaatttttataagaataatatatttttttttagatatataatttactttttaattaatttaataaaaatttaaatatataattcatatttattaagcttgtttaggctcgataagtgcttgaataagctcgtgagccatgcataaattgttaaataaagctcgatttcggctcgattataaacgaaccaagctcaaacattcaagagttcggctcgattcgactcgattacatcccatCTCTGACACGACTCAtgtaaatgtattatttttatattaaaaatattacttttgacTCTAAATATGGATGTGGTAGATCAATCTATCGAACACAaatccgtgaaaccgtctcaaaatatatcatctcataagagaaattttttttttgataaatgataaatAATTGTTGACTTATCATTTGCAATCCAAATTTTCCAACTTTTGGCACATATTGACTTGGAAAATATGTTGTAAATACAAATCAGTCTTGAATTTTGATGTTAAACCCCAATAAACTTTAaagaacaaaaataaaaaaaactgaaGGTTGCATTTGGTCTGAAAGATTTAATATGTGGATTTGAAATTTGTCTTCATTTGACTCAAATTTAGAACAAATGATTTGGAATATATTGCATTGCTCAAGTGTGTTTTTTTCGCTTCGATTTCTACCCTCTTCAACTTAGTCCTTTGAATTACACGTATTCTCGCAAATTCAAATCCTTCGTTCCAAACACAACCGAAGGTGATGTGATATTTGTTTTGTTCTGCGAAAATTATAGTCGAAAAAAAGGTAAATCAGAAggaatattttgttttgtaaAGTTCCACACAAGTAGATCTATATTATCATATAATTTTAAAGCAcgtcttttgtgagacagtttcacgaatttttatctgtgagataagtcaaccctatcgatatttacaataaaaataatactcttatcataaaaaagtaatactttttcatggatgactcaaataagatatctgtctcacaaaatacgacccgtgagactatctcacacaattttttttatcataattcTATTTTAGATTCACGAAAAACCATAGACATGTCCATCAATGAATTAATCATGAGAAACggataatttataaaaataaa
The Primulina tabacum isolate GXHZ01 chromosome 9, ASM2559414v2, whole genome shotgun sequence DNA segment above includes these coding regions:
- the LOC142555379 gene encoding putative 1-phosphatidylinositol-3-phosphate 5-kinase FAB1C, with translation MGIPDSSLLDLIGKVRSWISWGTSDSNSISCGFEMTDINCTSCCHCNNSMLDSSIKCKCESCGQLLCGDCVQGLASMNFVTTGSLKGTTETVFRINSCQFCSELRPRGQNVRRCSGKVYPSESPRQSPEPPSPSFSGEEFDGDSSYALTRSSDASFSNNPSPLSVNRSPSRTDEDEGEEFTSSFFSKSVEYFHDTPAVNSGSVSTRNEIYNFTSVGSKNPSGSPSRIHITSNRVGHYVQQGKGRALMDGPFDQEHAILERPAKGNRHTEKVDDTSALLSTSEKVTQPLDFDNNGLIWFPPPADIDSDVGETSFFTYDDEDDEVGDSSATIFRTTSLDNSFLAKEKRNVDKNEPFRALVLGHFRSLVSQLLQVQGIITSEENSAENWLNIITTIVWNAANFIKPDTNRGGSMDPCDYVKVKCVASGSPSESKVVKGIVCTKNIKHKRMTSEYKQTRVLLLGGALEYQRVPNQLASFNTLLQQENDHLKMIVSKIEAHRPNVLLVEKSVSSFAIEQLLAKEISLVLNVKRPLLERIARCTGASITPSTDHISGTRLGHCDLFRLEKISEEHAPLNQLNKKPSKTLMFFEGCPWRLGCTVVLRGSSREELKKIKDVVKYAVFAAYHLSLQTSFFADEGSSLPNMDGKPFHIDQEKMIVDKSISAVLDSVVTTSDGEEVNVRKNDFESAVLNLELGLQESVSELGDTGYDISLPEEVQYKNVQCALSEACEENLALDVKLDEARSTCSRNVNHTPRESFGQVDGVYDIESSSECYSSNDSYQSIVVSFSSHCMLNGTVCERARLLRIKFYGPSDKPFGRYLRDNMFDQSSLCRSCKESAEAHVICYTHQHGNLTINVRHLPLIKLPGERDGKIWMWHRCLKCAYTEGVPSTTRRVVMSDAAWGLSFGKFLELSFSNHATGNRVANCGHSLQRDCLRFFGFGSTVAFFRYSPINIFSVRLPPSVLEFCAGEQSWTRKEASELLKKAELLYANISDVLQEMENKSSSSIHKLYDTNNHVSELKHILANEMEYYKDLLQLADKDIRQHDIEGPDILEINRLRHSLVIGSQVWDRRLCQLESFYKKCFIVKAPNDDAPLTKLNDSDTHFKDGCLAVDRKDNVPFDPKLEKFPVRAVPPNSEESDDSPCDLKEKFSFTVFSDNKEDVMHQDEHGAVNMTSLERHPSAGSILSDKIDSAWSGADIINTESASSRQINRKNNTSFKRLMLPTRVYSFDSAQMLQERMRKELLPPSHFSTIRSFHASGDYRDPISYIRSYHEVEKPNLVLGTSGSFISSASLLPEGARLMIAQNSLIDIVLTVYDDEPTSIISYALSTKQYETWIIDIPNGVEGGSDGSPISKSSSLASNLSAWQSFGSLDLEYMHHGNHSPEDSSSMVGSLSSDPKSSPHLRISFEDEHFNAAGKVKFSVTCYFAKQFDALRRKCCPSEVDFIRSLSRCRRWSAQGGKSNVYFAKSFDERFIIKQVTKTELESFNEFSPEYFKYSTDALNRGSPTCLAKVLGIYQVNVKHLKGGREMKMDLMVMENLFFRRNVSKIYDLKGSLRSRYNLDPTGANKVMLDLNLLETTRTNPLFLGSKAKRILERAVWNDTSFLASIDVMDYSLLVGIDEDRNELVIGIIDFMRQYTWDKHLETWVKTSGILGGLTSASPTIISPKQYKKRFRKAMTSYFLTVPDQWSS